Proteins from a genomic interval of uncultured Methanocorpusculum sp.:
- a CDS encoding aspartate kinase, giving the protein MRLVMKFGGTSVGDADCIAKVVDLIKKSREEGNEIAVVVSAMTKVTDQIITEAEGIVSCTDKKNLDNFIDNLRDRHLTALRIVAPDYVEDVTAHINIRLERLRNILIAVNHLRELTPRSRDYIISFGEKLSAPIVSVALRQAGIPSFQISGCDAGILTDGVHGGATALPESYPRIMERIGSKLGAQVPVIQGFAGCSGEGAVTTLGRSGSDYSGAIIGAGIDAEEIIIWTDVDGVMTTDPRMIPEARVIDSLSFLEMMEMSSFGAKVIHPRALLPAMEKNIPVYVKNTFNPTHPGTVVIKESHADKRIVKAVSLIKNSCMISISGFATGKPGVAGDIFASLAQAGVNVMLISQGSSEMNISLIITEEQVNAANKALIRIKEKGLIREYTFAKDVNVVSVVGAGMAGTPGTLYRIFHGLGLAKINVMMISQGSEVNVSFVVKESDGVRAVRAIHEEYDLDKEEA; this is encoded by the coding sequence ATGCGTCTCGTAATGAAATTCGGTGGAACTTCGGTTGGCGATGCAGACTGTATCGCGAAAGTCGTTGATCTCATCAAAAAATCCCGTGAGGAAGGTAATGAAATAGCCGTCGTCGTTTCAGCAATGACGAAGGTCACCGACCAGATAATCACGGAGGCTGAAGGGATTGTCAGCTGTACTGACAAGAAGAATCTGGATAATTTCATTGACAATCTCAGGGACCGGCATTTAACGGCCCTTCGGATTGTTGCACCGGATTATGTCGAAGACGTCACCGCTCACATAAACATACGCCTCGAGCGGCTCAGAAATATCCTCATCGCCGTTAATCACCTCAGAGAACTCACCCCCCGTTCCCGTGATTACATAATCTCCTTTGGTGAAAAACTCTCTGCCCCGATCGTCTCGGTGGCGCTTCGGCAGGCAGGCATCCCGTCTTTTCAGATAAGCGGGTGCGATGCAGGGATTCTCACTGACGGCGTTCACGGAGGGGCCACCGCTCTGCCGGAAAGTTATCCAAGGATCATGGAGCGGATCGGCTCGAAGCTTGGGGCCCAGGTCCCGGTTATTCAGGGATTTGCCGGATGTTCCGGCGAAGGAGCGGTAACCACGCTCGGACGCAGCGGTTCTGATTACTCCGGAGCGATCATCGGCGCCGGCATCGATGCCGAAGAGATCATCATCTGGACCGATGTGGATGGCGTTATGACGACAGACCCCAGAATGATCCCCGAAGCACGTGTCATCGATTCGCTTTCCTTCCTGGAAATGATGGAGATGTCCTCCTTTGGTGCGAAAGTAATCCATCCCCGTGCTCTTCTCCCGGCAATGGAGAAGAACATCCCGGTCTATGTCAAGAACACCTTTAACCCGACCCACCCGGGAACCGTCGTCATCAAAGAAAGCCATGCCGACAAACGCATTGTCAAAGCCGTCTCGCTGATTAAAAACAGCTGCATGATCAGCATCAGCGGATTTGCCACCGGAAAGCCGGGTGTTGCAGGCGATATCTTTGCCTCGCTTGCTCAGGCCGGCGTGAACGTTATGCTCATCAGCCAGGGTTCGTCCGAGATGAACATCTCGCTGATCATCACCGAAGAACAGGTGAATGCTGCAAACAAAGCCCTGATCAGGATCAAAGAAAAAGGTCTGATCCGTGAGTACACATTTGCCAAGGATGTGAATGTGGTTTCGGTCGTCGGTGCCGGAATGGCAGGCACTCCCGGCACCCTTTACCGGATTTTCCACGGCCTTGGTCTTGCAAAAATCAATGTGATGATGATTTCGCAGGGTTCGGAAGTGAACGTTTCGTTCGTGGTGAAGGAATCAGACGGCGTTCGTGCCGTAAGAGCCATCCACGAGGAGTATGATCTCGACAAGGAGGAAGCATGA
- a CDS encoding acetyl-CoA carboxylase biotin carboxylase subunit translates to MSKNEYFDKVLVANRGEIAIRVMRACREMGIETVAVYSEADANALHVKYADEAFLIGAAHPTKSYLNMDRILEVAEMAGADAIHPGYGFLAEKAAFSAAVKKAGFTFIGPSEATIKMMGSKLDSKQAMHDAGVPVLPWTQSTDQDEAKAFAESIGYPVIVKASAGGGGIGMTIVNNEAELDEAIAKSSRTAASAFGDSTVFIEKYLAKPRHIEVQVFADSKGDVIHMYERECSIQRRHQKLIEEAPCPIMTDELRERMTQSAMTVAKTCNYENTGTVEFLYDSGNYYFMEMNTRLQVEHTVTELITGLDMVRMQIQVATGEPLPYAQDQITCRGHAIECRVNAEDPMNNFQADAGKITRYRSPGGPGIRIDSCIHAGYSIPPLYDSMIAKLCTRAMTREETVARMRRALTEYVIIGVKTTLPLHYAVMNNPEFIAGNTHTHFLQDPTITQSLTRYMRESETRMNQLGDSLRQGKEKTIAVTAAVSAYMSALAAKNGQKKE, encoded by the coding sequence ATGAGTAAAAACGAATACTTTGACAAAGTATTGGTTGCCAACCGTGGCGAGATCGCCATTCGCGTTATGCGTGCATGCCGCGAAATGGGTATCGAAACGGTCGCCGTTTACTCGGAAGCCGATGCGAATGCATTACACGTGAAGTATGCCGACGAGGCTTTTCTCATCGGTGCCGCCCACCCAACGAAAAGCTACCTGAATATGGACCGGATCCTCGAGGTTGCCGAGATGGCCGGCGCCGACGCGATCCATCCGGGATACGGATTTCTTGCAGAGAAAGCAGCATTTTCCGCAGCAGTAAAAAAAGCCGGATTCACGTTTATCGGCCCGTCGGAAGCGACCATCAAAATGATGGGATCCAAACTCGACTCCAAGCAGGCGATGCATGATGCCGGGGTCCCGGTTCTTCCCTGGACCCAGAGCACCGACCAAGATGAGGCCAAAGCATTTGCCGAATCGATCGGTTACCCGGTTATTGTCAAAGCGTCCGCCGGGGGAGGGGGTATTGGTATGACGATCGTCAACAACGAAGCCGAACTCGACGAAGCGATCGCAAAATCCAGCAGGACAGCTGCTTCGGCATTCGGCGACTCCACGGTTTTCATCGAAAAGTATCTGGCAAAACCCAGACACATCGAGGTTCAGGTCTTCGCAGACTCAAAGGGCGATGTGATCCACATGTACGAACGTGAGTGTTCGATCCAGAGACGTCACCAGAAACTCATCGAAGAAGCGCCGTGCCCTATCATGACCGATGAACTCCGCGAACGAATGACCCAGTCTGCGATGACGGTTGCGAAAACCTGCAATTATGAAAATACCGGGACCGTCGAGTTCCTGTATGATTCGGGAAATTATTACTTCATGGAGATGAACACCCGTCTGCAGGTCGAACACACCGTGACCGAGCTGATCACTGGACTGGATATGGTAAGAATGCAGATTCAGGTCGCAACCGGCGAACCTCTACCGTATGCGCAGGATCAGATCACCTGCCGTGGGCATGCGATCGAGTGCCGGGTGAATGCCGAGGATCCGATGAACAACTTCCAGGCTGATGCTGGCAAAATAACCCGCTACCGGTCTCCGGGAGGTCCGGGCATCAGGATCGACAGCTGCATCCATGCAGGATACTCGATCCCGCCTCTGTATGACTCGATGATCGCAAAACTCTGTACACGGGCAATGACCCGTGAAGAGACTGTCGCGAGAATGCGCCGTGCCCTCACCGAATACGTCATCATCGGCGTAAAAACGACCCTCCCTCTCCATTACGCCGTCATGAACAATCCAGAGTTCATCGCAGGAAACACCCACACGCATTTCCTGCAGGATCCGACGATCACCCAGTCTCTCACAAGATATATGCGCGAGAGCGAGACCCGGATGAATCAGCTTGGGGATTCGCTCCGTCAGGGAAAAGAGAAAACCATCGCGGTTACTGCGGCAGTCAGTGCCTATATGAGTGCTCTTGCAGCTAAAAACGGCCAGAAAAAAGAATAA
- the tfrB gene encoding fumarate reductase (CoM/CoB) subunit TfrB yields the protein MKVTISRFDPAAGVPPKFVDYDVSVKDSARVLNVLDAVRDTIDPEFAYRHCCRGGQCGSCAVRVNGEPVLACMQEAKEGDVIEPLELPRIRDLVTDIAPVMAQIAWMNSGCDCTPVTQKEIEEMKPLRECIECYSCISSCPAISASDYKGPTIMRQEQRLNLDPRDKADRILEAIDKGLFSCTTCHKCVEVCPKEIETPRKAIEKLRAEAARRGLSLPAHKALASLIEKTGRSIERKEPTFLERVPDVIEPEGEVRATVGFFVGCMFNGRVIQPALDAMEVLRKNGIRIIIPKDQVCCGSPLIRTGLCGFIPELQKRNIDAFVKAGVDTVLTICAGCGSTLKNDYDTPFRVVDITEFLCELGFKIPEKVEGTYTYHDPCHLLRGQGISEQPRILLNSVAERFVEMPARCCGAGGGVKSGLPEEAAKIGAVRAEMVKETGADYIVTVCPFCEFHLHQVTGLPVKNIASLMLEGYRKQEK from the coding sequence ATGAAAGTAACCATCTCCCGTTTCGATCCGGCAGCAGGCGTTCCTCCAAAATTTGTTGACTATGATGTGAGCGTTAAAGATTCGGCACGAGTACTCAATGTTTTGGATGCAGTCCGCGATACGATCGACCCGGAGTTTGCCTACCGACACTGCTGCCGGGGCGGGCAGTGTGGTTCATGTGCAGTCCGCGTGAACGGAGAACCGGTTCTTGCCTGTATGCAGGAGGCAAAGGAAGGAGACGTCATCGAACCCCTCGAACTGCCGAGGATCAGAGATCTCGTTACCGATATTGCCCCGGTAATGGCCCAGATCGCCTGGATGAACAGCGGATGTGACTGCACGCCGGTCACGCAGAAGGAGATTGAGGAGATGAAACCCTTGAGGGAATGCATCGAGTGCTACTCCTGCATCTCCTCATGTCCGGCGATCTCGGCCTCGGATTACAAGGGTCCGACAATCATGCGTCAGGAGCAAAGACTTAACCTCGACCCCCGGGACAAAGCGGACCGGATCCTCGAAGCGATCGACAAGGGTCTTTTTTCCTGCACGACCTGCCATAAATGCGTCGAGGTCTGCCCAAAAGAGATCGAGACGCCAAGAAAGGCTATCGAAAAACTCCGGGCAGAAGCGGCGAGAAGAGGGCTTTCCCTTCCGGCACACAAAGCCCTTGCTTCTCTTATAGAGAAAACCGGCCGGTCGATCGAGCGAAAGGAACCAACCTTCCTTGAACGGGTGCCGGATGTTATCGAGCCCGAAGGCGAGGTCAGAGCAACAGTCGGATTTTTCGTTGGATGTATGTTCAACGGACGAGTCATTCAGCCGGCCTTGGATGCGATGGAGGTTCTCAGGAAAAACGGGATCAGGATTATCATTCCAAAGGATCAGGTCTGCTGCGGATCTCCGCTGATCAGAACCGGCCTTTGCGGGTTCATCCCGGAACTGCAGAAACGAAACATCGATGCTTTTGTGAAAGCAGGCGTGGACACGGTTCTGACGATCTGTGCAGGCTGCGGGTCAACGCTGAAAAACGATTACGACACCCCATTCAGAGTGGTAGACATTACGGAATTCCTCTGCGAACTGGGATTCAAAATCCCGGAAAAAGTGGAAGGCACCTACACGTATCATGATCCGTGTCATCTCCTTAGAGGGCAGGGCATCTCGGAACAACCCAGAATCCTCCTGAACTCGGTCGCCGAACGATTTGTAGAAATGCCGGCAAGATGCTGCGGAGCAGGCGGCGGTGTGAAGTCGGGACTCCCGGAAGAAGCGGCAAAAATCGGAGCGGTTCGTGCCGAGATGGTAAAAGAAACCGGGGCCGATTACATTGTAACGGTCTGTCCGTTCTGCGAGTTCCATCTTCATCAGGTGACCGGACTGCCGGTAAAAAATATCGCGAGCCTGATGCTGGAAGGCTACCGCAAACAAGAAAAATAA
- the tfrA gene encoding fumarate reductase (CoM/CoB) subunit TfrA has translation MGIENTKDCHVLVIGSGGAGIRAAVEAETFGETIIVSKTITGKGGCTVMAEGGFNAVLNEEDSIQTHFEDTMKGGAFLNDELLVQTLASEAPNRIRDLFSWGAVFDLKEDNTIAQRPFGGQRCARTCYAGDHTGHELVMTLLEKLRGSSVEIENEVTVLDLLSIDGKVNGAITCDREGELGVITADAVILATGGAGQVYDTTTNSTAGTGDGYALGYRAGAQLIDMEQVQFHPTGAVTPNDSRGRLITEAVRGEGGILKNALGERFMTKYDPARMELSTRDVVARGIATEVLEGRGTPHGGVWLDVSHLSREQIETRLPIMLNQFLQFGVDIRNEPMEVAPTAHHFMGGIQITTEAKTTVSHLYVAGEVTGGVHGGNRLGGNALADTQVFGRRAGISAGKTERTIRKIDMDQITAAENKLESYYKGTARSADIRRAMKMMMWNNVGIYRNELDLKVAEREIKKLQNTPLKIASPRELSDAVITENMLLVAQLVIEGALLRRESRGAHTRTDVKQSWTNETSPFGHTFFVNGKSGIEILEDRL, from the coding sequence ATGGGCATCGAAAACACAAAAGACTGTCACGTACTTGTCATAGGTTCGGGCGGCGCTGGAATACGTGCCGCCGTTGAGGCGGAAACGTTTGGCGAGACGATCATTGTCTCGAAAACGATCACCGGCAAAGGCGGGTGTACCGTCATGGCAGAAGGCGGATTCAATGCTGTGTTGAATGAAGAAGATTCGATACAGACCCATTTCGAGGATACGATGAAGGGCGGGGCGTTTCTCAACGATGAATTGCTCGTGCAGACGCTCGCAAGCGAAGCCCCGAACAGGATCCGGGATCTGTTCTCTTGGGGAGCCGTCTTCGATCTGAAAGAAGACAATACGATAGCTCAGAGACCGTTCGGCGGTCAGCGGTGTGCCCGGACATGTTATGCAGGCGACCACACCGGTCATGAATTGGTGATGACCCTTTTAGAAAAACTCCGGGGTTCATCAGTCGAGATCGAAAACGAAGTGACGGTCCTTGACCTTCTTTCCATCGACGGAAAAGTAAACGGGGCGATAACTTGTGACCGCGAAGGAGAACTCGGAGTTATTACAGCTGATGCGGTGATTCTTGCAACCGGCGGGGCCGGTCAGGTGTATGATACAACGACCAACTCGACGGCCGGGACCGGGGACGGATACGCCCTTGGATACCGGGCCGGAGCACAGCTCATCGATATGGAGCAGGTCCAGTTTCACCCGACCGGAGCCGTGACTCCTAACGACTCACGCGGAAGGCTGATCACCGAAGCGGTCAGAGGGGAGGGAGGCATCCTGAAAAACGCACTCGGCGAACGGTTCATGACGAAATACGATCCGGCACGTATGGAGCTTTCCACCAGGGATGTCGTGGCAAGAGGGATTGCCACCGAAGTTCTCGAAGGACGGGGCACCCCCCACGGAGGTGTATGGCTGGATGTGAGTCATCTTTCGCGTGAACAGATCGAAACCCGCCTTCCGATCATGCTGAATCAGTTCCTGCAGTTCGGCGTGGATATCAGAAACGAACCAATGGAGGTCGCACCGACCGCTCATCACTTCATGGGCGGGATACAGATCACGACTGAGGCAAAAACAACGGTGTCCCATCTTTATGTAGCCGGAGAAGTAACCGGTGGGGTCCATGGAGGAAACCGGCTTGGAGGAAATGCCCTTGCCGATACGCAGGTATTTGGTAGAAGAGCAGGAATCTCGGCAGGTAAAACCGAACGGACGATACGAAAAATCGACATGGATCAGATCACGGCCGCTGAAAACAAACTGGAATCCTATTATAAAGGCACGGCGAGATCCGCCGATATCAGGCGGGCCATGAAGATGATGATGTGGAACAATGTCGGGATCTACCGAAACGAACTCGACCTGAAAGTTGCCGAGCGGGAGATCAAAAAACTGCAGAACACACCCCTGAAAATCGCTTCGCCCCGTGAACTCTCCGATGCCGTGATCACAGAAAATATGCTGCTTGTCGCACAGCTCGTTATCGAGGGAGCTCTTCTGAGAAGAGAGTCGAGAGGGGCTCACACCAGAACCGATGTGAAGCAGAGCTGGACGAACGAGACATCGCCGTTTGGCCACACCTTCTTTGTCAATGGCAAATCTGGCATCGAGATTCTGGAGGACAGATTATGA